A genomic stretch from Gorilla gorilla gorilla isolate KB3781 chromosome 20, NHGRI_mGorGor1-v2.1_pri, whole genome shotgun sequence includes:
- the B3GNT3 gene encoding N-acetyllactosaminide beta-1,3-N-acetylglucosaminyltransferase 3, with product MRYLRHLRPNATLILAIGAFTLLLFSLLVSPPTCKVQEQPPAIPEALAWPTPPTRPAPAPCHANTSMVTHPDFATQPQHVQNFLLYRHCRHFPLLQDVPPSKCAQPVFLLLVIKSSPSNYVRRELLRRTWGRERKVRGLQLRLLFLVGTAFNPHEARKVNRLLELEARTHGDILQWDFHDSFFNLTLKQVLFLQWQETRCANASFVLNGDDDVFAHTDNMVSYLQDHDPGRHLFVGQLIQNVGPIRAFWSKYYVPEVVTQNERYPPYCGGGGFLLSRFTAAALRRAAHVLDIFPIDDVFLGMCLELEGLKPASHSGIRTSGVWAPSQRLSSFDPCFYRDLLLVHRFLPYEMLLMWDALNQPNLTCGNQTQIY from the exons ATGAGGTATCTCCGGCACCTGCGGCCCAATGCCACCCTCATTCTGGCCATCGGTGCTTTCACCCTCCTCCTCTTCAGTCTGCTAGTGTCACCACCCACCTGCAAGGTCCAGGAGCAGCCACCGGCGATCCCCGAGGCCCTGGCCTGGCCCACTCCACCCACCCGCCCAGCCCCGGCCCCGTGCCATGCCAACACCTCTATGGTCACCCACCCGGACTTCGCCACGCAGCCGCAGCACGTTCAGAACTTCCTCCTGTACAGACACTGCCGCCACTTTCCCCTGCTGCAGGACGTGCCCCCCTCTAAGTGCGCGCAGCCGGTCTTCCTGCTGCTGGTGATCAAGTCCTCCCCTAGCAACTATGTGCGCCGCGAGCTGCTGCGGCGCACGTGGGGCCGCGAGCGCAAGGTGCGGGGTTTGCAGCTGCGCCTCCTCTTCCTGGTGGGCACAGCCTTCAACCCGCACGAGGCCCGCAAGGTCAACCGGCTGCTGGAGCTGGAGGCACGGACTCACGGAGACATCCTGCAGTGGGACTTCCACGACTCCTTCTTCAACCTCACGCTCAAGCAG GTGCTGTTCTTACAGTGGCAGGAGACAAGGTGCGCCAACGCCAGCTTCGTGCTCAACGGGGATGATGACGTCTTTGCACACACAGACAACATGGTCTCCTACCTGCAGGACCATGACCCTGGCCGCCACCTCTTCGTGGGGCAACTGATCCAAAACGTGGGCCCCATCCGGGCTTTTTGGAGCAAGTACTATGTGCCAGAGGTGGTGACTCAAAATGAGCGGTACCCACCCTATTGTGGGGGTGGTGGCTTCCTGCTGTCCCGCTTCACGGCCGCTGCCCTGCGCCGTGCTGCCCATGTCTTGGACATCTTCCCCATTGATGATGTCTTCCTGGGTATGTGTCTGGAGCTTGAGGGACTGAAGCCTGCCTCCCACAGCGGCATCCGCACGTCTGGCGTGTGGGCTCCATCGCAACGCCTGTCCTCCTTTGACCCCTGCTTCTACCGGGACCTGCTGCTGGTGCACCGCTTCCTACCTTATGAGATGCTGCTCATGTGGGATGCGCTGAACCAGCCCAACCTCACCTGCGGCAATCAGACACAGATCTACTGA